GATCCGGCTTAGAGATGCTTCGAAAGTCTCCGATTGCCGCGATACCGAGCCTTCATCCTCGCGTGCCGGCCGCATGCACGCACACCCCATCGAGGAAGGCCGAGAGTAGGTCGGGCAGGATCGCCGCGATCGCTCCGTCGCGCACGCCGCCATCGGCGGCAGATTGGCGGCCACGAACTGACAACTTGTCATTTCTGCTGAACTGTGGCATCACCGCACAAAACAAGGGTGGAAAGCCAAATGGCTCTCGAGCATTTCGACGTCATCATCGTGGGCGCGGGCCTCAGCGGCATCGGCGCGGGCTACCATCTGCAGACCAATTGCCCGACCAAGCGCTACGCGATCCTCGAAGGCCGCGACGCCATCGGCGGCACCTGGGACCTGTTCCGCTATCCCGGCATCCGCTCCGACAGCGACATGTACACGCTGGGCTATTCCTTCAAGCCGTGGCGCGAAGCCAAGGCGATCGCCGACGGCCCTTCGATCCGCAAATATGTCCGGGACACCGCCGCCGAGAACGGCATCGACACGCACATCCGCTTCCACCACCAGGTCAAGCGCGCCGACTGGTCGAGCGCCGATGCGCGCTGGACCGTCGAAGCGGAGACCGGCCCGCAGAAGCAGCTTGTGCGCTTCACCTGCAATTTCCTTTTCATGTGCAGCGGCTATTACGATTACGCGGGAGGCTATGCGCCGGATTTCCTGGGCAGCGACAGCTTCGCCGGCAAGATCGTCCATCCCCAGTTCTGGCCGGAAGACCTCGATTATCGCGGCAAGAACGTCGTGGTGATCGGTTCCGGCGCCACGGCGGTGACGCTGGTGCCCGAGATGGCCAAGGATGCGGCGCATGTCACGATGCTGCAACGCTCGCCGACCTATGTCGTCTCGCGTCCCGCCGAAGACGCTTTCGCCAACTGGCTGCGCACCAAGCTGCCGCCGATGCTGGCCTACAACATCACGCGCTGGCGCAATGTGCTGTTCGGCATGTTCTTCTTCAACATGGCGCGCAAGAATCCAGAGAAGACCAAGGCCGGCCTGATCGACATGGTCAAGAAGGAGCTGGGGCCCGGCTACGACGTGGCGACCCATTTCACGCCGCGCTACAATCCCTGGGACCAGCGTCTCTGCCTCGTCCCCGACAGCGATCTGTTCCAGGCGATCAAGACCGGCAGGGCCGAAGTCGTCACCGACCGGATCGCGCGCTTCACGCCGGCCGGCATTGCGCTCGAAACCGGCAAGGAAATCCCAGCCGACATCATCGTCACCGCCACGGGCCTGAAGATGCAGCTTCTGAGCGGTCTGCAGATCGCGGTCGACGGCGTCGCCAGGGATCTCTCCAAGTCGATGTCCTACAAGGGCATGATGTATTCCGACGTGCCGAACCTCGCTTCGTCCTTCGGCTACACCAACGCGTCCTGGACGCTGAAATGCGACCTGACCTGCGAATATGTCTGCCGCATCCTGAACTACATGGACCGCAAGGGCGTCGCGATCGCCACGCCGCACAATGACGATCCGACGGTGCAGGAGCTGCCCTGGCTCGATTTCTCGTCCGGCTATGTCCAGCGCGCCCTCGACGTCCTGCCCAAGCAGGGTTCGAAGAAGCCGTGGAAGCTCTACCAGAACTACGCACTGGATATGGTGACGCTGCGCTACGGCAAGGTGAATGACGGCACGCTGCGGTTCGCCAAGGCGCATCCGGTCGCCTTGCCTGCGCCGGAGCGCATGGCAGCAGAATAGGCACGCTCGCAGCCTCTGCAACACCGGAACCAAAGGCTGGCCGTTTGGTTTACGGCAAGCGAATTGCACGAGGCACGCCATGAACACGAAACTTCTTCTTGGCGCCACGGCGCTGGTCGCGCTGCTGACCGCCGCGAACGCCGCACCCGATCAGCCGGGACATGCCAAGCCCACGCCGGGAACCGCGAACGACACGCTGAGCACGCTGACGGATGCTGCCGGTCACGCCGTCGGCACCGTCGATGCCGCGACCACGACCACGCTGCAGGGCTTCGTCGAGGCCGCCGCGATCAGCGACATGTATGAGGTCGAAGCCGCCCGCATCGCGCTGAAGCGCTCGCAAAATCCCGAAGTGAAGGATTTCGCGCAGAAAATGATCGAGGCGCACACCGGCACCACGAACGCGCTCAAGCTCATTCTGGTGAAGCTTCCCAGCTCGCCCGCCGCGCCGGCCCATGTCGACAATCGCCGTCAGGGCATGCTCGACGAGTTGCGCGGCGCAAAGGCCGTCGATTTCGACGGCCGTTATCTCAGTCAACAGGTCGACGCGCACAATGAGGCGCTGCTCCTGATGCGCGGCTATGCGAAGAACGGCGACAATCCGGCCGTCAAGGCCTTCGCCGAGAAAACCGCGACGCCGGTCGCCGAGCATCTCGGCATGGCGCACGGCCTTTACGACAAATACGGCCGCAGCAGCTGATTTCTGAATGAAAGCCATGGCGACGCCACGCGGGTTCCGGGAACTCGCGTGGTGCAGCCGCGTTGTGCCTGAAGACATCATCATCTGTTGAACGGCGGGACTGGGCGCGGTCTGCGAGCGTCAACATTGCGCGTGGATTAAGGGCGTCACGCCATGAATTATTCCGAAATCGGCAGCCGCGCGTCCTGGCGTCGGGCGCAGGAGCCGGCCGAAGGCCCCATCCGGGCAGAGCTGTTCAGCGTCGAACGGCTGGAGCAGCACGCCGCTAGCCTGGCGGCGGCGCAGCGCGTTTCTCCCGACATCGAACGCGGCAAGCCGCTCGTCACGCGGCTGGACGACAATGCGCGCGTCATCGCCGAAGCTTATCGCGCCATCGTCAAGGCAACACGGGACCGCCGTTCGGTGCCGCCGGCCGCCGAATGGCTGCTCGACAATTACCACATCGTCGACGAGCAGATTCGCGAGATCAAGGACGACCTGCCGCCCGGCTTCTACCGCAAGCTACCCAAGCTCATCGAAGGCCATCTTCAAGGCTATCCGCGCGTCTTCGGCATCGCTTGGGCCTTGATCGCCCATACCGACAGCGCGCTCGACGTCGCCAAGCTCACCCGCTTCGTCGAGGCCTATCAGCGCGTCCAGCCGCTCACCATCGGCGAGCTCTGGGCTATCGCCATCACGCTGCGCATCACGCTGGTGGAGAATCTGCGCCGGGTCGCCGAAGGTCTGCTCACCCGCCTGTCCGCGAGCGAGGACGCCGAAGCGCTGGCCGAGCGGATGTTCGGCGAGGACGTGAAGGAGCCGATCGCCACGGTCCTGGCCGATCTGCAGCGCAAGAAATGGTCCGGCCCTTTCGCCGTCCAGCTCGCGCAGCGCATGCGGGACCGCGATCCCGACGTCACGCCGGCTTTGCGCTGGCTCAACGACCGGCTCGCCGCGGAAGGGACGACGGCCGATGAGATCGTCCGCCAGGAGGTCCAGCGCCAGAGCGCGATGAACGTGACGGTCCGCAACATCATCACGGCAATGCGGCTGATCTCGGCGATCAACTGGCCCGAATTCTTCGAAAGCGTCAGCCTGGTCGACGCCGCGCTGCGTCAAAACACCAATTTCGCGGCGATGGATTTCGCCACCCGCGATCTCTACCGGCGCGCCATCGAAACCCTGGCGCATGAATCGGGGCGCGACGAGGCCGAGGTTGCCGAACGGGCCGCCGCTGCTGCCGTGCGCGCCGGCAAGAGCGTGCCTGCGGCGGAGCGCGTCACACGCCGCGAATGCGATCCGGGCTTTTATCTGATCGCGGAGGGCCGCCGGGCGTTCGAGACCGACCTCGGTTGCCGGGTCCATCCCAAGACCGGCCTTTATCGCCGTTTCTCCGCAGCCGGTGTCCTCAGCTATGTGGCGATGCTCGCCCTGCTCACCGCGCTGCTTGTCTGCGCAGGGCTGGTCGCGGTTGCGTCCTACGGCATCGCGGGTCTGTTGCTGGCCGTGCTGGCGGTCACCGCGATCGTCCCGGCATCCGATCTCGCGATCGCCATCGTCAACCGGGTGATCACCCATCGCGTGGGTGCGATGCAGCTTCCGGGTCTGGAGCTGCGCGACGGGGTTCCCGCCGAACTCCGCACCCTGATCGCGGTGCCCACGCTTCTGACCTCGGCGAGCGCGATCGAAGGGCAGGTCGAACAGCTGGAAGTCCACTATCTCGCCAACCTCGACGAGAATTTCGGCTTCGCGCTGCTTTCGGACTGGAAGGACGCGCCCACCGAACATGCCGAAGGCGACGACGCCCTGCTCGATGCGGCGGCACAGGCGATCGCGCAGCTCAACGCGAAATATCCCCGCCCCCGTGGCGGCGACCGGTTTCTTCTCCTGCATCGCCGCCGGGTCTGGACGGAGGGCGAAGGCAGATGGCTCGGTTGGGAGCGCAAGCGCGGCAAGCTGCATGAGCTGAACCGCTTGTTGCGCGGCGCCACCGACACGACGTTCATTCCCGCAGGCGGCAAGGCGCCCACCATCCCCGCCGATGTGCGCTATGTGATCACGCTGGACGCCGACACAAGGCTGCCGATCGGGGCGGCGCGCCGCTTGGTCGGCAAGATCGCGCATCCGCTGATGCGGCCTCGCTTCGACGCGCGCCTTGGCCGTGTCGTGCGCGGCCATGCGATCCTCCAGCCGCGCGTGACGCCGTCCTTGCCGCTGCAGGACGGCGGCTCGCTGTTCCAGCGCGTCTTCTCCGGCCCCAACGGCCTGGATCCCTATGCCATCGTGGTCTCCGACATCTATCAGGACCTGTATGAAGAGGGGTCTTACTTCGGCAAGGGCATCTACGACGTCGATGCCTTCGAGGCGGCGCTGGAGCAGCGCTTTCCGGTCGAGACCGTGCTCAGTCACGACCTGCTCGAGGGCATCTTCGCCCGCGCCGGCCTGGTCTCGGACATCGAGGTCGTCGAGGAATTCCCCTCGCGCTACGACGTCGCCGCCTCGCGCCAGCATCGCTGGGTGCGCGGCGACTGGCAGCTTCTGCCGTGGATATTCGCCAACGGTCCGCGCGCCTCGCGGCGGCGCACGTCGATCCCGCTGACCGGCCGCTGGAAGCTGATCGACAACCTGCGCCGCTCGCTCTCCGCGCCCGCGACGCTGCTCACCTTGCTGCTCGGCTGGATGCTCAACTGGCCGGCTGCGGTCGCGTGGACCGCGTTCGTATTGCTCCTCCTGGTGCTGCCCACGCTGGTTCCCGCGCTTGCCGGCCTGCTGCCCCGCCGGGTCGGCATTTCCGTCCGCAGCCATTGGCGCGGCATCGCCCGCGATGTCCAGCTCGGCATCGTGCAGAGCGCGTTCTCGCTGACCTTCCTCGCGCACCAGGCCTGGTTGATGGTGGACGCCATCGGCCGCACGATCTGGCGTCTGTTCGTGCGGCGCCGAAACCTCCTGCAATGGGTGACGACGGCGCAGACCACCGACGAGCACGGCTTCGACAATCGCGCGCTCTTCACCCAGATCGTCGCCAGCGTCGTCTTTCTCGCCGCCGCCGGCGCTGTCCTTTATTATGCCGGGCGGGGCGGTTGGCCGCTCGCCGTGCCGTTCGGCGCGCTGTGGCTGCTGTCCCCGCTGATCGCCCACTGGGCCAGCCTGCCGCCCAGTTCCGAGACCGAGCTGGAGGTCAGCCCCGCCGACGATCACGCCCTTCGTCTCGTCGCCCGGCGCACATGGCGGTTCTTCGAGACCTTCGTGACGCAAGACGACAATTTCCTGCCGCCGGACAATTTCCAGGAGGATCCCGAGCCGGTCGTGGCGCACCGGACCTCGCCCACCAACATCGGTCTCTACCTGCTGTCGGTGATCGCGGCGCGCGATTTCGGCTGGATCGGCTCGACCGAAGCGGTCGAGCGGCTGGAGCATACGTTCGCGACACTTGAGAAGCTCGAGCGTCAGCGCGGCCATTTCTTCAACTGGTATGATACGCGCGATCTGCGTCCGCTCGAACCGCGCTACATATCCTCGGTCGACAGCGGAAATCTTGCGGGCCATCTGATCGCGCTCGCGCACGCGAGCCGCGAATTCTGCCTGCAGCCGCTCGCGCTGCATTGGCGTCACGGGCTGGAGGATGCGGTCGCCCTGTTGCGCGAGATCGCGAAAGGCGGCGGCCGTGCTCCGTCCTATTCGTCTTTCGCCAGCACGCTCGATGAATTCGTGGGGCTGCTGGGCAACGAGGAGGCTGGTCTTTCCGAGCTTCTCACGCAATTGGAGATCAAGGCCGAACGTGTCCTCGCGCTGGCAGAGGATGTCGGGCCCGAAGCCGTCATCTGGGCGGGCGCCCTGCGCAACACGGTGCATTCGCACAAGCGCGACGTACAGGCGCTCGATGCCGAAGCGCCCGACGCGGTGCGGCTGCGCCATCGGCTGACCAAGCTCGCCGAGCAGGCCACCGAGATGTTCGACGCAATGGAATTCGGCTTCCTGCTCGATTCCAGCCGCCAGCTCTTCTCGATCGGCTACCGGGCCGGTGAAGGGGCGCTGGACGCCAATTATTACGACATGCTCGCGTCGGAGGCGCGTCTCGCGAGCTTCATCGCCATCGCCAAAGGCGACGTGCCCGCCCGTCACTGGTTCCGCCTCGGCCGTACCCTGACGCCGCTGCCGGGCGGCTCAGCCCTGATCTCCTGGTCGGGATCGATGTTCGAATATCTGATGCCATCGCTGGTGATGCGCGCGCCGTCCGGCAGCCTGCTGGCGGAGACCAATCGCCTCGTCGTGCGGCGCCAGCGCGCCTATGGCGACGAGTTGGGCGTGCCCTGGGGAATCTCCGAATCCGCCTTCAGCGCCCGCGACATCGAACGTACCTATCAATATTCGAGCTTCGGCGTTCCCGATCTCGGCTACAAGCGCGGCCTCGCCGAGAACACGGTCATCGCGCCCTATGCCACCGCGCTCGCCGCGATGGTCGATCCGGCCCATGCCGCCCGCAATCTCGAGCGCCTCGCCGATGCCGGCGGCCGCGGTACCTATGGGTGGTACGAGGCCCTGGACTACACGCGCTCCCGTCTGCCCGAGGGAGTCAAGGTCGTTGTCGTGCGCTGCTACATGGCGCATCACCAGGCGATGAGCCTCATCGCGATCGCCAATGCGCTGCATGACGGCCAGATGCGCTCGCGCTTCCATGCCGAGCCGATCGTCCGCGCCGCCGAATTGCTGCTGCAGGAACGCATGCCGCGCGATGTCGTGGTGGCGCGGCCGCCGCCGGACCATGTCGCCGAGACCATCGAGATCGGGACCATCGTGCCGGATGTCGAGCGCCGCTATGTTTCGCCCTATAGCCGGCTGCCGCGCACGCACCTGATGTCGAACGGCGATTTCTGCGTGATGCTGACGGCCGCGGGCTCGGGCTATACGCGCTGGCGCGATATCGCGGTGACGCGCTGGCGTGAGGACCCCACTTGCGACAATTGGGGCAGCTATTGCTTCCTGCGCGACGTGCAGAGCGGCGAGGTCTGGTCCGCCGGCTATCAGCCGACGGCCGCGACGCCCGATCAGTATACGGCGAGCTTCTCGGAGGATCGCGCCGAGATCGTGCGCCGCGACGACGGGCTTTCGACCCTTCTGGAAGTCATCGTGTCGCCCGAGGACAACGCCGAGGTGCGCCGCGTCTGCATCACCAATCACGGACCGCGCGCCCGCGATATCGAGCTGACCTCCTATGCCGAGCTCGCGCTCGCCCGCCAGGCCGACGACCAGGCCCATCCGACCTTCGCCAAGATGTTCGTGCAGACCGAGTTCGTGCCGCATCCCGGCGTGATCCTCGCCACGCGCCGCCGCCGCTCCGACGCCGATCCGCTCGTCTGGGCCGCGCATCTCGCCGTGGTCGAGGGCGCCGTCACCAGCGAGCCGCAATTCGAGACCGACCGATCCCGCTTCCTCGGCCGCGGCCAGGTCATCCGCAACCCCGAGGCGATCGCCGAAGGCTGGCCGCTATCGAACACCGCGGGTCCGGTGCTCGATCCGATCTTCTCGCTGCGCCGCCGCGTGCGCGTGCCGCGCGGCGCGACGGTGACGGTCGCGTTCTGGACCATGGTGGCGGAGAGCCGCGAGGACGTCCTCGAGCTCGCCGAGAAATATCACGATGAAGGCGCCTTCGACCGCGTCCGGACGCTTGCGTGGACGCAGGCCCAGGTTCAGCTCCAGCATCTCGGCCTCAAGACCGGCGAAGCCCATCTCTACCAGCGTCTCGCCAACCATGTCTTGTACTCCGACAACACGCTGCGGCCACCGCCGGAGAGCCTGAAGCGCGGCGTGCGCAAGGCCTCGACCCTGTGGGCCCACGGCATCTCCGGCGACTATCCCATCGTGCTGGTCCGCATCGCGGAAGACGACGATCTGCTCCTCGTCCGCCAGCTCTTGCGGGCGCACGAATATTGGCGCTCCAAGCAGCTCGCCGTCGACCTCGTGATCCTCAACGAGCGGGCTTCGTCCTACATCCAGGATTTCCAGAACGCGATCGACTCGCTGGTGCGGATGAACCAGTCCATGCCGCGCATCTCGCATCCCGACGTGAAGGGCGGGGTTTTCGTCCTGCGCAGCGATCTCATTCCGGCCGAAGCCAACGAGCTGTTGCTGAGCGTGGCCCGCGCCGTGCTGCGCGGCCAGAACGGATCGCTCGCCGACCAGGTCAACCGCGCCCGCGACAACCGCTCGCAGCCGGCCCCGCCGGTGCGCCGGCCGCTTCCGCTGGCCGCGCCCGAAGTCCCGCTGCCGCGTCCGGAGACCGAATACTTCAATGGCCTCGGCGGCTTCGCGAAGCAGGGCCGCGAGTATCTCACCATCCTCGATGACGGCGACCGCACGCCGGCGCCCTGGATCAACGTCATCGCCAATCGCGAGCTCGGCTTCCAGACCTCGACCGGCGGCGGCGGCTATACCTGGAGCGTCAACAGCCAGCAGAACCAGATCACGCCCTGGGCCAACGATCCGGTCGGCGATGCGCCGGGCGAAATCCTCTACCTGCGCGACGAGGATACCGGCCAGCTCTGGACGCCCGCCTCCGCGCCGATCCGCGAGCGGAATACGCGTTACAGCGTCGCCCACGGCCAGGGGTACAGCCGCTTCGAGCATGCGGCGCACGGGATCGGCGCCGAGCTCACCCAGTTCGTCGCCGTCGACGACGGCATCAAGATCGCGCGCCTCAAGCTCACCAACCTGTCCGGCCGCGAGCGCCGGCTGTCCGTCACGGCCTATGTCGAATGGGTCCTGGGATCGGCCCAGCGCCAGGGCCGCACCGTCATCGCGACCGAGATCAATTCCGGCACCGGCGCGATGTTCGCTCAAAACCGCTGGAACAACGAGCTCGGCGAGCGCGTCGCCTTCCTCGACCTCGCCGGCAAGCAGACCGCATGGACCGGCGACCGCACCGAGTTCATCGGACGCGACGGCGCGCGGGACCGTCCCGTCGGCCTGCTGCACGGCGCCGTGTTGTCGAACCGCTGCGGCGCCGGCATGGATCCTTGCGGCGCAGTGCAGACGCGGGTGCGCCTCAATCCCATCGGCACGGCGGAGGTCGTGATCTTCCTCGGGCAGACCGCGTCGAAGTCGGACGCCGAAGCGCTGGTGAAGAAATACCGCGCCGCCGATCTCGACGCGGTGTTCGCCGCCGCGACCGGCCAGTGGGACGACATCCTCGGCGCCGTGCAGGTCAAGACGCCCGACCGCGCCCTCGACATCCTGATGAATCGCTGGCTGCTCTATCAGACGCTCGGCTGCCGCATCTGGGCGCGCGCCGGCTTCTACCAGGCGAGCGGCGCCTATGGCTTCCGCGACCAGTTGCAGGACGTCATGGCGCTTTGCGTCAGCCGTCCGGATATCGCGCGCGAGCATCTGCTGCGCGCCGCGGCGCGGCAATTTCCCGAAGGCGACGTCCAGCATTGGTGGCTGCCCGAGACCGGCCGCGGCATCCGCACCCGCATCGCCGACGATCGCATCTGGCTCGCGCATGTCGCCGCGCACTATGTTTGCACCACCGGCGATGACGGCGTGCTCGACGAGCAGGTGCCGTTCCTCGAAGGACCGATCCTCAGCCCGGACCAGCACGACTCGTTCTTCCAGCCGGCGGTGTCCGAGCGGACCGCCAGCCTCTACGAGCATATCGTCCTCGCGCTCGACGGCGCGCTGGCCCTCGGCGCGCATGGCCTGCCCCTGATGGGCACCGGCGACTGGAACGACGGGATGGACAATGTCGGCGCCGGCGGCAAGGGCGAGAGCGTCTGGCTGGGCTGGTTCCTCTATCGTGCACTGAT
The nucleotide sequence above comes from Rhizomicrobium sp.. Encoded proteins:
- a CDS encoding NAD(P)/FAD-dependent oxidoreductase, which produces MALEHFDVIIVGAGLSGIGAGYHLQTNCPTKRYAILEGRDAIGGTWDLFRYPGIRSDSDMYTLGYSFKPWREAKAIADGPSIRKYVRDTAAENGIDTHIRFHHQVKRADWSSADARWTVEAETGPQKQLVRFTCNFLFMCSGYYDYAGGYAPDFLGSDSFAGKIVHPQFWPEDLDYRGKNVVVIGSGATAVTLVPEMAKDAAHVTMLQRSPTYVVSRPAEDAFANWLRTKLPPMLAYNITRWRNVLFGMFFFNMARKNPEKTKAGLIDMVKKELGPGYDVATHFTPRYNPWDQRLCLVPDSDLFQAIKTGRAEVVTDRIARFTPAGIALETGKEIPADIIVTATGLKMQLLSGLQIAVDGVARDLSKSMSYKGMMYSDVPNLASSFGYTNASWTLKCDLTCEYVCRILNYMDRKGVAIATPHNDDPTVQELPWLDFSSGYVQRALDVLPKQGSKKPWKLYQNYALDMVTLRYGKVNDGTLRFAKAHPVALPAPERMAAE
- a CDS encoding DUF4142 domain-containing protein; amino-acid sequence: MNTKLLLGATALVALLTAANAAPDQPGHAKPTPGTANDTLSTLTDAAGHAVGTVDAATTTTLQGFVEAAAISDMYEVEAARIALKRSQNPEVKDFAQKMIEAHTGTTNALKLILVKLPSSPAAPAHVDNRRQGMLDELRGAKAVDFDGRYLSQQVDAHNEALLLMRGYAKNGDNPAVKAFAEKTATPVAEHLGMAHGLYDKYGRSS
- a CDS encoding glucoamylase family protein, encoding MNYSEIGSRASWRRAQEPAEGPIRAELFSVERLEQHAASLAAAQRVSPDIERGKPLVTRLDDNARVIAEAYRAIVKATRDRRSVPPAAEWLLDNYHIVDEQIREIKDDLPPGFYRKLPKLIEGHLQGYPRVFGIAWALIAHTDSALDVAKLTRFVEAYQRVQPLTIGELWAIAITLRITLVENLRRVAEGLLTRLSASEDAEALAERMFGEDVKEPIATVLADLQRKKWSGPFAVQLAQRMRDRDPDVTPALRWLNDRLAAEGTTADEIVRQEVQRQSAMNVTVRNIITAMRLISAINWPEFFESVSLVDAALRQNTNFAAMDFATRDLYRRAIETLAHESGRDEAEVAERAAAAAVRAGKSVPAAERVTRRECDPGFYLIAEGRRAFETDLGCRVHPKTGLYRRFSAAGVLSYVAMLALLTALLVCAGLVAVASYGIAGLLLAVLAVTAIVPASDLAIAIVNRVITHRVGAMQLPGLELRDGVPAELRTLIAVPTLLTSASAIEGQVEQLEVHYLANLDENFGFALLSDWKDAPTEHAEGDDALLDAAAQAIAQLNAKYPRPRGGDRFLLLHRRRVWTEGEGRWLGWERKRGKLHELNRLLRGATDTTFIPAGGKAPTIPADVRYVITLDADTRLPIGAARRLVGKIAHPLMRPRFDARLGRVVRGHAILQPRVTPSLPLQDGGSLFQRVFSGPNGLDPYAIVVSDIYQDLYEEGSYFGKGIYDVDAFEAALEQRFPVETVLSHDLLEGIFARAGLVSDIEVVEEFPSRYDVAASRQHRWVRGDWQLLPWIFANGPRASRRRTSIPLTGRWKLIDNLRRSLSAPATLLTLLLGWMLNWPAAVAWTAFVLLLLVLPTLVPALAGLLPRRVGISVRSHWRGIARDVQLGIVQSAFSLTFLAHQAWLMVDAIGRTIWRLFVRRRNLLQWVTTAQTTDEHGFDNRALFTQIVASVVFLAAAGAVLYYAGRGGWPLAVPFGALWLLSPLIAHWASLPPSSETELEVSPADDHALRLVARRTWRFFETFVTQDDNFLPPDNFQEDPEPVVAHRTSPTNIGLYLLSVIAARDFGWIGSTEAVERLEHTFATLEKLERQRGHFFNWYDTRDLRPLEPRYISSVDSGNLAGHLIALAHASREFCLQPLALHWRHGLEDAVALLREIAKGGGRAPSYSSFASTLDEFVGLLGNEEAGLSELLTQLEIKAERVLALAEDVGPEAVIWAGALRNTVHSHKRDVQALDAEAPDAVRLRHRLTKLAEQATEMFDAMEFGFLLDSSRQLFSIGYRAGEGALDANYYDMLASEARLASFIAIAKGDVPARHWFRLGRTLTPLPGGSALISWSGSMFEYLMPSLVMRAPSGSLLAETNRLVVRRQRAYGDELGVPWGISESAFSARDIERTYQYSSFGVPDLGYKRGLAENTVIAPYATALAAMVDPAHAARNLERLADAGGRGTYGWYEALDYTRSRLPEGVKVVVVRCYMAHHQAMSLIAIANALHDGQMRSRFHAEPIVRAAELLLQERMPRDVVVARPPPDHVAETIEIGTIVPDVERRYVSPYSRLPRTHLMSNGDFCVMLTAAGSGYTRWRDIAVTRWREDPTCDNWGSYCFLRDVQSGEVWSAGYQPTAATPDQYTASFSEDRAEIVRRDDGLSTLLEVIVSPEDNAEVRRVCITNHGPRARDIELTSYAELALARQADDQAHPTFAKMFVQTEFVPHPGVILATRRRRSDADPLVWAAHLAVVEGAVTSEPQFETDRSRFLGRGQVIRNPEAIAEGWPLSNTAGPVLDPIFSLRRRVRVPRGATVTVAFWTMVAESREDVLELAEKYHDEGAFDRVRTLAWTQAQVQLQHLGLKTGEAHLYQRLANHVLYSDNTLRPPPESLKRGVRKASTLWAHGISGDYPIVLVRIAEDDDLLLVRQLLRAHEYWRSKQLAVDLVILNERASSYIQDFQNAIDSLVRMNQSMPRISHPDVKGGVFVLRSDLIPAEANELLLSVARAVLRGQNGSLADQVNRARDNRSQPAPPVRRPLPLAAPEVPLPRPETEYFNGLGGFAKQGREYLTILDDGDRTPAPWINVIANRELGFQTSTGGGGYTWSVNSQQNQITPWANDPVGDAPGEILYLRDEDTGQLWTPASAPIRERNTRYSVAHGQGYSRFEHAAHGIGAELTQFVAVDDGIKIARLKLTNLSGRERRLSVTAYVEWVLGSAQRQGRTVIATEINSGTGAMFAQNRWNNELGERVAFLDLAGKQTAWTGDRTEFIGRDGARDRPVGLLHGAVLSNRCGAGMDPCGAVQTRVRLNPIGTAEVVIFLGQTASKSDAEALVKKYRAADLDAVFAAATGQWDDILGAVQVKTPDRALDILMNRWLLYQTLGCRIWARAGFYQASGAYGFRDQLQDVMALCVSRPDIAREHLLRAAARQFPEGDVQHWWLPETGRGIRTRIADDRIWLAHVAAHYVCTTGDDGVLDEQVPFLEGPILSPDQHDSFFQPAVSERTASLYEHIVLALDGALALGAHGLPLMGTGDWNDGMDNVGAGGKGESVWLGWFLYRALIDFTPVARRRGDGAHGETWMQHAGRLREALEDEAWDGDWYRRAFFDDGTPLGSVENTECRIDSIAQSWSVISGAADPARAARAMAAVDKYLVQRDQKLSLLFAPPFDHPSHDPGYIKGYPVGIRENGGQYTHGAVWAALAYALLGNGDRAYELLAMLNPIHHSSDPAAMHRYKVEPYVVAADVYSMPPHVGRGGWTWYTGSASWLYRVTLEHLLGFRKEGNELLIDPCIPRAWPGFEIVYRHGGATYRIAVENPLGVCRSVLSLKLDGKILPGNRIALADDGIEHLVQVVLG